A section of the Methanosarcina mazei S-6 genome encodes:
- a CDS encoding cation diffusion facilitator family transporter yields MTSLAVLIGAIGVWLGYPIIDPLIGLLIIVAILKIVIDTSKPVFIRLLDGVEPETIDKVKSIAESVDGVCEVTDLRVRWIGHRLHAEINISVSPSLSVEEGHEIANRTREKLLKSLPHISGTNIHVDPSTAPGECFHFVPVLQKAATNKRT; encoded by the coding sequence TTGACCAGTCTTGCAGTACTTATAGGAGCAATAGGAGTATGGTTAGGATATCCAATAATTGATCCCCTTATTGGTCTGCTGATTATAGTTGCTATTCTGAAAATAGTTATTGATACAAGTAAGCCTGTATTTATTCGTCTTCTTGATGGTGTTGAGCCTGAGACCATCGATAAAGTAAAAAGTATTGCTGAAAGCGTCGATGGGGTTTGCGAAGTCACGGATCTCAGAGTTCGCTGGATAGGGCATAGGCTTCATGCAGAGATCAACATTTCTGTTTCGCCTTCGCTTTCAGTTGAAGAAGGGCACGAAATTGCCAATAGAACAAGAGAAAAGCTTCTGAAGAGTTTGCCACATATTTCAGGTACTAATATTCATGTAGATCCCAGCACAGCTCCCGGCGAATGCTTCCACTTTGTGCCCGTTTTACAGAAGGCAGCCACTAATAAAAGAACCTGA
- a CDS encoding ArsR/SmtB family transcription factor — MKGHIKNMAEVLKALGDEKRLKIIKIFASNNNETFCVSDVAKQLNISQPATSQHIKVLKNIGILEENRRGFRVFYKINSDVLAEYRKDIDELFKTAFERCQYNFSCDKCPYNNNNNNNNNNNNNNNNNNNNNNNKHQ, encoded by the coding sequence GTGAAAGGTCATATCAAAAACATGGCTGAAGTTCTCAAAGCCCTTGGTGATGAAAAAAGACTAAAAATAATAAAAATATTTGCTTCTAATAATAACGAAACCTTTTGTGTTTCTGATGTAGCTAAACAACTTAACATTTCTCAACCTGCCACATCTCAGCATATAAAGGTTTTAAAGAATATTGGAATACTTGAAGAAAATCGAAGAGGTTTTAGAGTCTTTTATAAAATTAATTCCGATGTGTTGGCTGAATATAGAAAGGACATAGATGAATTATTTAAGACAGCCTTTGAGAGATGCCAATATAACTTTTCTTGTGACAAATGTCCTTATAATAATAATAATAATAATAATAATAATAATAATAATAATAATAATAATAATAATAATAATAATAATAATAAACATCAGTAA
- a CDS encoding AEC family transporter — MAQHSYRAFKINKKEIYKMLFSIVVHQMILFFSILLVGNVAAKQGVIQENYLPDLAKLVSKIFLPVLIFYMTYAGTTRQMVWENAAMIGLAALFYVVISAVTWIIAKGLRPAGDKAKVFQFAFIFGNTGFVGVPLLIALFPKDGILYLALFSIVDQLLFWTYGVYLATASDKKAKITLKSFVNPNIVAIALALIFIMIGAKLPTVIDDTLQTIKNAVGAMAMIYLGALIFYSDWKTAFKTKDLYFGIVVKMIILPILLGKLLLMTGLPNNMIWSMIILMSLPTMTVVPMIAKLYGHEGAYAAGITAATLAVSIVTIPVVVFFTT, encoded by the coding sequence GTGGCTCAGCATTCCTATCGCGCTTTCAAGATTAACAAAAAGGAGATTTACAAGATGTTGTTTTCAATCGTCGTTCATCAGATGATCCTTTTCTTCAGTATTCTTCTAGTCGGAAATGTGGCGGCTAAGCAGGGTGTTATCCAGGAAAATTATCTACCGGATCTTGCCAAACTGGTTTCAAAGATCTTTCTGCCTGTGCTGATCTTTTATATGACCTATGCCGGAACGACAAGGCAGATGGTCTGGGAGAATGCCGCAATGATCGGTCTTGCGGCTCTGTTTTATGTGGTCATTTCAGCCGTTACCTGGATTATAGCAAAAGGGCTTCGCCCGGCCGGCGACAAAGCAAAGGTTTTTCAGTTTGCGTTCATTTTCGGAAACACCGGATTTGTCGGTGTACCGCTGCTTATAGCTCTATTTCCGAAGGACGGCATTTTGTATCTAGCGTTGTTCAGTATTGTTGATCAACTCCTGTTCTGGACTTATGGGGTGTATCTTGCAACTGCATCCGATAAAAAAGCGAAAATAACATTAAAGAGCTTTGTGAACCCCAACATCGTTGCAATTGCTTTGGCACTCATCTTCATTATGATCGGTGCAAAGCTGCCGACAGTCATTGATGATACACTTCAGACGATCAAAAACGCGGTAGGTGCTATGGCCATGATCTATCTGGGCGCTTTGATCTTCTACTCCGACTGGAAGACCGCATTCAAAACAAAAGATCTGTATTTCGGCATTGTTGTTAAAATGATCATTTTGCCGATCCTTTTGGGCAAGCTCCTGTTGATGACGGGTCTGCCGAATAACATGATCTGGTCCATGATCATCCTGATGTCCCTGCCGACGATGACGGTCGTGCCAATGATCGCAAAGCTATACGGACACGAAGGTGCCTACGCCGCTGGGATAACGGCTGCAACGCTGGCTGTAAGTATAGTGACGATTCCCGTGGTGGTGTTTTTTACAACGTGA